A stretch of Microbacterium sp. 4R-513 DNA encodes these proteins:
- a CDS encoding DUF2510 domain-containing protein, translated as MGTAAEPGWYDDGTGKLRWWDGARWTQDYADFDAFGVQIREDAVPPASTPVGAGWYDDGRGRQRWWDGRRWTTQTRFSGNEDVFGGVVVDGRWIHLGDLSQPIGGLSAVILTVADLAKRPSVSEAVRRRALFTPQGAMTPRHFARLDRRAVFLAIEGGGQLWLTPVTAQDESRARQFAAWVNTSSDHYRYG; from the coding sequence ATGGGCACCGCGGCCGAACCCGGTTGGTACGACGACGGCACCGGCAAGCTGCGCTGGTGGGACGGCGCGCGCTGGACGCAGGACTACGCGGACTTCGACGCGTTCGGCGTCCAGATCCGGGAGGATGCCGTCCCGCCCGCGTCGACACCCGTCGGAGCGGGCTGGTACGACGACGGCCGGGGCCGCCAGCGGTGGTGGGACGGCCGCCGGTGGACGACGCAGACGCGATTCAGCGGCAATGAGGACGTCTTCGGCGGGGTCGTCGTCGACGGGCGCTGGATCCACCTCGGCGATCTCAGCCAGCCGATCGGGGGTCTCTCGGCCGTCATCCTCACGGTCGCGGACCTCGCCAAGCGACCGTCGGTCTCGGAGGCCGTCCGCCGCCGCGCCCTCTTCACGCCGCAGGGGGCTATGACGCCCCGCCACTTCGCGAGGCTGGACCGCCGGGCGGTGTTCCTCGCGATCGAGGGCGGCGGTCAGCTGTGGCTCACGCCGGTCACCGCGCAGGACGAGTCACGCGCGCGGCAGTTCGCGGCGTGGGTCAACACGTCGTCGGACCACTACCGGTACGGCTGA
- a CDS encoding VanZ family protein has translation MTASATSAPLTPASRLWTAVAALSALGVVSALTLAPRSVVAPARALFERVTDAAAAPLLDALPYADPDRVLNTLLFIPLGATLALLLGRRSWPLAIVAGFALSAAVEYAQATIPGRVPDPDDVVWNTTGAAAGAVAVGILLLGAALARGIARAVRRSGA, from the coding sequence ATGACCGCTTCCGCCACTTCCGCCCCGCTCACCCCGGCGTCCCGCCTGTGGACCGCCGTTGCCGCCCTCTCAGCGCTCGGCGTCGTCTCGGCCCTCACGCTTGCGCCGAGGAGCGTCGTCGCTCCCGCTCGCGCGCTCTTCGAGCGGGTGACGGATGCCGCGGCTGCGCCGCTCCTGGACGCACTGCCCTACGCCGACCCTGACCGGGTGCTGAACACCCTGCTCTTCATTCCCCTGGGGGCGACGCTCGCCCTGCTCCTCGGGCGGCGGTCATGGCCTCTGGCGATCGTGGCGGGCTTCGCTCTCTCCGCCGCGGTCGAGTATGCGCAGGCCACCATCCCCGGCCGGGTCCCCGACCCCGATGACGTCGTGTGGAACACCACAGGAGCCGCCGCGGGGGCGGTCGCGGTAGGGATCCTCCTTCTCGGCGCGGCGCTCGCGCGAGGGATCGCTCGGGCGGTCAGACGCTCGGGAGCGTGA
- a CDS encoding HAMP domain-containing sensor histidine kinase, translated as MPRPTLPTTDTVRPEGLSVRIKLTLSYAGLVLVAGIAMFAVGFLLLRFVPNGSLVVDGGGWAPNRSNLLEVFVRYALWATAALGVLGLVGGWLLAGIVLRPLDRITEVARQVRDGSLDQRIALPGPRDELTELADTFDAMLARVQQTIDEERRFAANASHELRTPHAIIRTMVEVAQRDPERDIDGLLERIAETNDRAIAITESLLALARLGHGGAIDRARVDLAALVTEVVDEESAVAAPAPAGPDELAAGAGSASARGIHLHVSTAPAVVSGDRTLLERLVANLVRNAVVHNVAGGSVWVTTETRPGSAELRVENTGIPLDAGVVATLTEPFVRGAGRVRRSEGISGSGLGLAIVSAIVEAHGGSLDLAAREGGGLVARVTLPSV; from the coding sequence ATGCCGCGGCCCACGCTGCCGACGACTGACACCGTGCGGCCGGAGGGCCTGTCGGTCCGGATCAAGCTGACCCTGAGCTACGCCGGACTCGTGCTCGTCGCCGGCATCGCGATGTTCGCCGTGGGCTTCCTGCTGCTCCGCTTCGTGCCCAACGGAAGCCTGGTCGTCGACGGCGGCGGGTGGGCGCCCAACCGCTCGAATCTGCTCGAGGTGTTCGTCCGGTACGCGCTGTGGGCGACCGCCGCCCTGGGCGTCCTGGGCCTCGTGGGCGGATGGCTGCTCGCCGGCATCGTGCTGCGACCGCTCGACCGCATCACCGAGGTGGCGCGCCAGGTGCGCGACGGGTCGCTCGACCAGCGGATCGCCCTGCCCGGCCCCCGCGACGAGCTGACGGAGCTGGCCGACACCTTCGATGCCATGCTCGCCCGCGTGCAGCAGACGATCGATGAGGAGCGTCGCTTCGCCGCCAACGCCTCGCACGAGCTGCGCACACCGCACGCGATCATCCGCACGATGGTCGAGGTCGCCCAGCGCGACCCCGAACGCGACATCGACGGTCTGCTCGAGCGCATCGCCGAGACGAACGACCGCGCGATCGCGATCACCGAGTCGCTTCTGGCGCTCGCCCGCCTGGGCCACGGCGGCGCGATCGATCGGGCTCGGGTCGACCTCGCCGCGCTCGTGACCGAGGTCGTCGACGAGGAGTCGGCCGTCGCTGCGCCCGCTCCGGCCGGGCCGGATGAGCTCGCCGCGGGTGCGGGGTCGGCGTCTGCCCGCGGCATCCATCTGCACGTCTCCACCGCTCCCGCCGTCGTCTCGGGGGACCGCACACTGCTGGAACGGCTGGTGGCGAACCTGGTGCGCAACGCCGTGGTGCACAACGTCGCCGGGGGAAGCGTCTGGGTCACGACCGAGACGCGCCCCGGCAGCGCGGAACTCCGGGTGGAGAACACCGGCATCCCGTTGGACGCCGGTGTCGTGGCCACGCTCACGGAGCCGTTCGTGCGCGGCGCTGGCCGCGTGCGCCGGTCGGAGGGCATCAGCGGGTCGGGCCTCGGCCTGGCCATCGTCTCGGCGATCGTCGAAGCCCACGGAGGGTCGCTCGACCTCGCGGCGCGCGAGGGCGGCGGGCTCGTCGCGCGCGTCACGCTCCCGAGCGTCTGA
- a CDS encoding response regulator transcription factor, giving the protein MRVLIVEDELYLAEAIRDGLRLEAIAADIAGDGDTALELLSINQYDVVVLDRDIPGPNGDEVARQTVTAPASPRILMLTAADRLDDKATGFESGADDYLTKPFALRELVLRLRALGRRPADGIPPVVEYAGIRLDPFRREVYRDGHYVSLTRKQFAVLEVLLSARGGVISAEELLERAWDENADPFTNAVRITISTLRKRLGEPWVIETVPGVGYRMTEATDAAAHAADD; this is encoded by the coding sequence ATGCGCGTGCTGATCGTCGAGGACGAGCTCTACCTCGCCGAGGCCATCCGCGACGGTCTGCGTCTCGAGGCCATCGCCGCCGACATCGCCGGCGACGGGGACACCGCCCTCGAGCTGCTGTCGATCAATCAGTACGACGTCGTCGTCCTCGATCGCGACATCCCCGGGCCGAACGGCGACGAGGTCGCACGACAGACCGTCACCGCTCCTGCGAGTCCGCGCATCCTCATGCTGACCGCCGCCGATCGCCTGGACGACAAGGCGACCGGGTTCGAGAGCGGCGCGGACGACTACCTCACCAAGCCCTTCGCACTGCGCGAGCTCGTGCTCCGGCTGCGAGCGCTCGGCCGCCGCCCGGCGGACGGCATCCCCCCGGTCGTCGAGTACGCCGGCATCCGACTCGACCCGTTCCGTCGCGAGGTGTACCGCGACGGACACTACGTGTCGCTCACCCGCAAGCAGTTCGCCGTGCTCGAGGTGCTGCTCTCGGCGCGGGGCGGCGTCATCAGCGCGGAAGAGCTGCTCGAGAGGGCGTGGGACGAGAACGCCGATCCGTTCACGAACGCCGTGCGGATCACGATCTCGACGCTGCGGAAGCGACTCGGCGAGCCCTGGGTGATCGAGACGGTTCCGGGCGTCGGCTATCGCATGACGGAGGCGACGGATGCCGCGGCCCACGCTGCCGACGACTGA
- a CDS encoding M15 family metallopeptidase, whose translation MFLQAGALAAPYAPRADDGYLEQPVSLDSPDAAIANLDPALLSAMREAADAAAADGVSFEVTSGWRTRQYQQWLLEDAVEKYGSEEVALQWVAPPDRSHHVTGDAVDVGPLDAQSWLIDHGSDWGLCQIYANERWHFELATDPGGVCPALVENAAG comes from the coding sequence GTGTTCCTCCAAGCGGGTGCGCTCGCCGCGCCGTACGCACCTCGCGCCGACGACGGCTACCTCGAGCAGCCTGTCTCGTTGGACTCCCCGGACGCGGCGATCGCGAACCTCGATCCCGCCCTCCTCTCCGCGATGAGGGAAGCCGCGGATGCCGCGGCCGCCGACGGCGTGTCTTTCGAGGTCACGAGCGGCTGGCGCACCAGGCAGTACCAGCAGTGGCTGCTCGAGGACGCCGTCGAGAAGTACGGCAGCGAAGAGGTCGCCCTGCAGTGGGTGGCGCCGCCGGACCGCTCGCACCACGTCACGGGAGATGCCGTGGACGTCGGGCCGCTCGACGCGCAGTCGTGGCTCATCGACCACGGCTCGGACTGGGGCCTCTGTCAGATCTACGCGAACGAGCGTTGGCACTTCGAACTCGCCACGGATCCGGGCGGGGTCTGCCCGGCGCTCGTCGAGAACGCGGCGGGCTGA
- a CDS encoding FBP domain-containing protein has protein sequence MRPLTDAQIRASFVNASRSERKNLTLPAAFDALDWDRLDFLGWRDPKLPQVGYVVVELDGELVGLHLRQAETRARSRPQCSWCSDIHLPNEVVLYTAKRVGEAGRRGDTIGTLICEDFECPRNVRKLPPSAYLGFDREAARDRRIEMLRDNVAGFVRDVLGQI, from the coding sequence ATGCGTCCCCTCACCGACGCCCAGATCCGGGCATCGTTCGTCAACGCCTCGCGCAGCGAACGCAAGAACCTCACCCTTCCCGCCGCCTTCGACGCCCTCGACTGGGATCGTCTCGACTTCCTGGGCTGGCGAGACCCCAAGCTCCCGCAGGTCGGCTATGTCGTCGTCGAACTCGACGGCGAGCTCGTCGGCCTGCACCTTCGCCAGGCCGAGACGCGCGCCCGCTCACGGCCGCAGTGCTCGTGGTGCTCCGACATCCACCTCCCCAACGAGGTCGTCCTCTACACGGCGAAGCGGGTCGGCGAAGCCGGTCGCCGCGGCGACACGATCGGCACCCTGATCTGCGAGGACTTCGAGTGCCCGCGGAACGTCCGCAAGCTGCCTCCGTCGGCGTACCTCGGTTTCGACCGTGAGGCCGCACGCGACCGGCGCATCGAGATGCTCCGCGACAACGTCGCCGGCTTCGTCCGGGACGTGCTCGGACAGATCTGA
- a CDS encoding ABC transporter substrate-binding protein — MLTARTRLSLAIGATAIAALALAGCASSDPLSSGDDSTGAATDDSTIVIGSQAYYSNEIIAEIYAQALEGAGFEVERQFNIGQRDAYMPSLEDGSIDLFPEYTGNLLQYYDPETTATTTDDVYAALKDALPDGLTVLDQSPATDQDSYNVTAEFAKANNVSSIGDLAGISGLVLGGAPELEERPYGPKGLKDIYGVDVQFSATADTTVDELVAGNIQVANVYSADPLIKTKDLVTLDDPKGLFLASHVVPLVNADVADQIADVINAVSAALTPEGLVALNVESTSDQRSADDIAKDWLAQNDLS, encoded by the coding sequence ATGCTCACAGCACGCACACGACTCTCGCTCGCGATCGGCGCCACGGCCATCGCAGCCCTGGCCCTCGCGGGATGCGCCTCGAGCGACCCGCTCTCGAGCGGCGACGACAGCACCGGCGCCGCGACCGACGACAGCACCATTGTCATCGGCTCGCAGGCGTACTACTCGAACGAGATCATCGCCGAGATCTACGCACAGGCCCTGGAAGGCGCCGGCTTCGAGGTCGAGCGCCAGTTCAACATCGGCCAGCGCGACGCCTACATGCCGTCGCTCGAAGACGGCTCGATCGACCTGTTCCCCGAGTACACCGGCAACCTCCTGCAGTATTACGACCCCGAGACGACCGCGACGACGACGGATGACGTCTACGCGGCGCTCAAGGATGCCCTGCCGGACGGGCTCACGGTCCTCGACCAGTCGCCCGCGACCGACCAGGACTCGTACAACGTGACGGCCGAGTTCGCGAAGGCGAACAACGTCTCGTCGATCGGCGACCTCGCCGGAATCTCCGGACTCGTGCTGGGCGGCGCGCCCGAGCTGGAGGAGCGCCCGTACGGCCCGAAGGGTCTCAAGGACATCTACGGCGTCGACGTGCAGTTCTCGGCGACGGCCGACACGACGGTCGACGAGCTCGTCGCCGGGAACATCCAGGTCGCCAACGTGTACAGCGCCGACCCGCTCATCAAGACGAAGGACCTCGTGACCCTCGACGACCCGAAGGGTCTCTTCCTGGCGTCGCACGTCGTGCCGCTCGTCAATGCCGATGTCGCCGACCAGATCGCCGACGTCATCAACGCCGTGAGCGCGGCCCTCACCCCCGAGGGGCTCGTCGCCCTCAACGTGGAGTCGACCAGCGACCAGCGGTCGGCCGACGACATCGCGAAGGACTGGCTCGCGCAGAACGATCTCAGCTGA
- a CDS encoding ABC transporter permease, with protein MNLFAQAFAWIFSPARLTGSLPLPTAIAQHLAFTFFSVLIAAVIAVPIGWFIGHTGRGRGAAVFVTGAARALPSFGLVVLLVLIFGVTLKTEAAVVAFVLLAIPSILAGAYSGFEAIDRSVIDAGRAMGMTEWQILWKIEVPLGLSLLIGGLRSATLQVVATVTIAAYVGLGGLGFFILQGIPLKRFDQILGASILVVALALVLDGLLAVFARVAVPRTSTVPGRVASPSPSPLRTAVPDPST; from the coding sequence GTGAATCTCTTCGCCCAGGCCTTCGCCTGGATCTTCTCGCCGGCGAGGCTGACCGGCTCGCTTCCGCTGCCCACGGCGATCGCCCAGCATCTCGCCTTCACGTTCTTCTCCGTGCTCATCGCCGCCGTCATCGCGGTGCCGATCGGATGGTTCATCGGACACACGGGCCGCGGCCGCGGGGCGGCGGTCTTCGTCACCGGCGCAGCCCGCGCCCTGCCCTCGTTCGGGCTCGTCGTGCTGCTCGTGCTGATCTTCGGCGTCACGCTCAAGACCGAGGCGGCCGTCGTCGCCTTCGTGCTCCTCGCGATCCCGTCCATCCTGGCGGGGGCTTACAGCGGCTTCGAGGCCATCGATCGCTCCGTCATCGACGCCGGCCGCGCAATGGGCATGACGGAGTGGCAGATCCTCTGGAAGATCGAGGTGCCCCTCGGGCTCTCGCTCCTCATCGGCGGACTCCGCTCCGCGACCCTGCAGGTGGTGGCCACGGTGACGATCGCCGCCTATGTCGGGCTCGGCGGCCTGGGGTTCTTCATCCTGCAGGGGATCCCGCTCAAGCGCTTCGACCAGATCCTCGGTGCGTCGATCCTCGTGGTCGCGCTGGCCCTCGTCCTCGACGGCCTGCTCGCGGTGTTCGCCCGCGTCGCGGTGCCCCGCACCTCCACCGTCCCCGGGCGCGTCGCCTCGCCGTCGCCCTCGCCGCTGCGGACAGCCGTCCCAGACCCGTCCACCTGA
- a CDS encoding ABC transporter permease has protein sequence MNWVVDNLDLIAALTVDHLRQSIIAIVVGFVLAVPLGWLAFRFTKLRGPVLTGVGLLYTIPSFALFAVLAAVLGVPFLSETNLIIALTIYAVALMTRSVADGLASVDPVTRSAADAVGFGPWRRFWTVDLPLSGPVVLAGLRVTAVSTISLATVGILIGVQNLGYLFTNGSQRRIIAEVLAGVIAVVLIALAVDALLVLLGRVLLPWARRTVVPRPSRRRAVAV, from the coding sequence GTGAACTGGGTCGTCGACAACCTCGATCTCATCGCCGCGCTGACCGTGGATCACCTGCGTCAGAGCATCATCGCGATCGTCGTCGGGTTCGTGCTCGCGGTGCCGCTCGGCTGGCTCGCGTTCCGGTTCACGAAGCTGCGCGGACCGGTGCTCACCGGTGTCGGGCTGCTGTACACGATCCCCTCGTTCGCCCTCTTCGCCGTGCTCGCGGCCGTGCTCGGCGTCCCGTTCCTCTCCGAGACGAACCTCATCATCGCCCTCACGATCTATGCCGTGGCTCTCATGACACGCTCCGTCGCGGACGGTCTCGCGTCCGTCGACCCCGTCACGCGCAGCGCTGCGGACGCCGTCGGCTTCGGCCCGTGGCGGCGCTTCTGGACGGTCGACCTCCCGCTGTCGGGCCCGGTCGTCCTCGCGGGGCTGCGCGTCACAGCCGTCTCGACGATCTCGCTCGCGACCGTCGGCATCCTCATCGGCGTCCAGAACCTCGGATACCTGTTCACCAACGGCTCGCAGCGACGGATCATCGCCGAGGTGCTCGCGGGCGTCATCGCGGTCGTTCTCATCGCACTCGCGGTCGACGCGCTGCTCGTGCTCCTCGGACGCGTGCTCCTCCCCTGGGCCCGGCGGACCGTCGTCCCCCGGCCCTCGAGGCGACGGGCGGTGGCCGTGTGA
- a CDS encoding ATP-binding cassette domain-containing protein → MAIEFRSVTKRFDEGTVAVDDFTLTIPAHKTTVLVGSSGCGKTTLLRMINRLVEPTSGDIRIDGESIMTRSPVALRRGIGYVLQNAGLLPHFSVIDNVATVPVLTGVPRKAARERAAELLDVVGLDRSLADRYPSQLSGGQQQRVGVARALAMDPNILLMDEPFGAVDPIVRKELQTEIRRLQSELRKTIVFVTHDIDEAFLLGDQVVILEKGAHIAQVGTPSEILENPASEFVASFVGADRGARELRLKETARGPVLVDASGRTQGVLVEEPR, encoded by the coding sequence ATGGCGATCGAGTTCCGATCCGTCACGAAGCGGTTCGACGAAGGCACCGTGGCCGTCGACGATTTCACGCTCACGATCCCCGCCCACAAGACGACAGTCCTGGTGGGCTCCTCGGGGTGCGGGAAGACGACGCTCCTTCGCATGATCAACCGGCTGGTCGAACCGACGAGCGGCGACATCAGGATCGACGGCGAGTCGATCATGACCCGCAGCCCCGTGGCTCTGCGGCGCGGGATCGGCTACGTCCTGCAGAACGCGGGCCTGCTCCCGCACTTCTCGGTCATCGACAACGTCGCCACGGTTCCCGTGCTGACCGGCGTCCCTCGCAAGGCCGCGCGCGAACGGGCCGCAGAGCTGCTCGACGTCGTCGGCCTCGACCGCTCGCTCGCCGATCGGTACCCGAGCCAGCTGTCCGGAGGACAGCAGCAGCGGGTCGGCGTCGCCCGCGCTCTCGCGATGGATCCCAACATCCTGCTCATGGACGAGCCCTTCGGCGCGGTCGACCCCATCGTGCGCAAGGAGCTGCAGACCGAGATCCGTCGCCTGCAGAGCGAGCTGCGCAAGACGATCGTCTTCGTGACGCACGACATCGACGAGGCCTTCCTCCTCGGCGACCAGGTCGTGATCCTCGAGAAGGGCGCGCACATCGCTCAGGTGGGCACTCCCAGCGAGATCCTCGAGAACCCGGCGAGCGAGTTCGTCGCGAGCTTCGTCGGGGCCGACCGCGGCGCCCGCGAGCTGCGGCTGAAAGAGACAGCGCGCGGACCGGTGCTCGTGGACGCATCCGGTCGCACCCAGGGGGTGCTGGTGGAGGAACCGCGGTGA
- a CDS encoding NAD(P)/FAD-dependent oxidoreductase, translating to MSELEYDVVVIGAGPVGENLADRARQGGLSVIAVESELVGGECSYWACMPSKTLLRAGSALRAARDVGGAREAITGGVDVAAVLARRDAIVHEWNDSSQVKWLQGAEIDLIRGHGRLSGERRVVVTACDGAETTVVARHAVAVCTGSAALLPDIPGLAEASPWTSRDATGVQNVPPSLAILGGGVVGSEMATLFTSLGSAVTLIARSGLLGSLEPFAGEAVTTALREAGADVRTGVEVVSVRREDEGDGDVVLELTDGSEVRASEVLVATGRTPRTGELGLESVGLEAGAWLDVDDTMRVRGHDWLYAVGDVNHRALLTHQGKYQARAAGDVIAARALGRDVDDRPWGKHVATADHATIPQVVFTDPEVASVGHTEASAGRAGIEVRVLDYDMSWVSGASTYADHYRGTARAVVDVERGVLVGATFVGADVAELLHSATIAIVGEVPIDRLWHAVPSYPTLSEVWLRWLEEFGR from the coding sequence ATGAGCGAACTGGAATACGACGTCGTCGTGATCGGTGCGGGTCCCGTGGGAGAGAACCTCGCCGACCGGGCCAGACAGGGTGGGCTCTCGGTCATCGCCGTGGAGAGCGAGCTGGTCGGCGGTGAGTGCTCGTACTGGGCCTGCATGCCGTCCAAGACGCTCCTCCGTGCCGGCTCGGCCCTGAGGGCAGCCCGCGATGTCGGAGGAGCGCGGGAGGCGATCACCGGCGGTGTCGACGTCGCCGCCGTGCTGGCCCGCCGTGATGCGATCGTGCACGAGTGGAACGACTCCTCGCAGGTGAAGTGGCTGCAGGGCGCGGAGATCGACCTGATCCGCGGCCACGGCCGCCTCAGCGGAGAGCGGCGCGTGGTCGTGACGGCCTGCGACGGAGCCGAGACGACGGTCGTCGCCCGGCACGCGGTCGCCGTGTGCACAGGATCGGCTGCGCTCCTCCCCGACATCCCCGGCCTCGCCGAGGCCTCGCCGTGGACGAGCCGCGATGCGACCGGTGTCCAGAACGTCCCCCCGTCGCTCGCCATCCTCGGCGGGGGAGTCGTGGGCAGCGAGATGGCGACACTCTTCACGTCTCTGGGGTCGGCCGTCACGCTGATCGCCCGTTCCGGCCTGCTCGGGTCTCTCGAGCCCTTCGCCGGCGAGGCGGTGACGACGGCCCTCCGCGAAGCCGGTGCCGACGTGCGCACCGGGGTCGAAGTCGTCTCCGTCCGGCGTGAGGATGAAGGCGACGGCGACGTCGTCCTCGAGCTCACCGACGGCTCGGAGGTGCGCGCATCGGAGGTCCTCGTCGCGACCGGCCGAACCCCTCGGACGGGCGAACTCGGTCTGGAGTCGGTGGGACTGGAAGCCGGCGCCTGGCTGGACGTCGACGACACCATGCGGGTGCGCGGACACGACTGGCTCTACGCGGTCGGCGACGTCAATCATCGGGCGCTGCTCACCCACCAGGGCAAGTACCAGGCCCGCGCCGCCGGTGACGTCATCGCCGCGCGGGCACTCGGGCGGGACGTCGACGACCGTCCGTGGGGAAAGCACGTCGCCACGGCGGATCACGCCACAATCCCGCAGGTCGTGTTCACCGACCCGGAGGTGGCGTCCGTCGGCCACACGGAGGCATCGGCGGGACGAGCGGGCATCGAAGTGCGGGTGCTCGACTACGACATGTCCTGGGTGTCGGGCGCGAGCACCTATGCCGACCACTACCGCGGCACCGCCCGCGCCGTCGTCGATGTCGAGCGGGGCGTCCTCGTCGGCGCGACCTTCGTGGGGGCGGACGTCGCCGAGCTGCTGCACTCGGCGACGATCGCGATCGTCGGAGAGGTCCCGATCGATCGGCTCTGGCACGCCGTGCCGTCCTACCCGACTCTCAGTGAGGTGTGGCTGCGCTGGCTCGAGGAATTCGGACGCTGA
- a CDS encoding NAD(P)H-dependent oxidoreductase, with product MVTALALNCTLKPSPAASSSQLLAQQVLDALAEHDVTGEQLRVVDYDVKPGVEHDMGDGDEWPRIRERILAADILVLATPTWMGHMSSVAQRVLERLDADLSETDDEGRPILATKVAVTVVVGNEDGAHAIIADLFQGLNDVGFSIPSQGGVYWNGEAMQTTDYKDLPSTPEKVATTTATLARNAAHLATLLTERAYPAS from the coding sequence ATGGTCACGGCGCTCGCACTCAACTGCACCCTCAAGCCCTCCCCCGCGGCGTCCAGCTCGCAGCTTCTCGCGCAGCAGGTCCTCGACGCCCTGGCCGAGCACGACGTGACCGGCGAGCAGCTGCGCGTCGTGGACTACGACGTCAAGCCCGGCGTCGAGCACGACATGGGCGACGGCGACGAGTGGCCCCGCATCCGCGAGCGCATCCTGGCGGCCGACATTCTCGTCCTCGCCACTCCGACATGGATGGGCCACATGTCGAGCGTCGCCCAGCGGGTCCTGGAACGACTCGACGCGGATCTGTCCGAGACGGATGATGAGGGCCGGCCGATCCTGGCGACCAAAGTCGCGGTGACCGTCGTCGTCGGGAACGAGGACGGCGCTCACGCGATCATCGCGGACCTCTTCCAGGGACTCAACGACGTCGGGTTCAGCATCCCCTCTCAGGGCGGCGTCTACTGGAACGGCGAGGCGATGCAGACGACCGACTACAAGGATCTGCCCTCGACGCCCGAGAAGGTGGCCACCACGACGGCGACGCTCGCCCGGAACGCGGCGCATCTCGCGACGCTCCTCACGGAGCGCGCGTACCCGGCGTCCTGA
- a CDS encoding DUF427 domain-containing protein, which produces MRHPTPDPVAPGQESVWDYPRPPRVERVDRRVVVRLGGADIVDTTDVVRVLETSHPPVYYLPLSAFAPGSIVPAAGGSYCEFKGSARYFDVIGGGGATASRAAWNYPSPQPGFEALADRVALYAGPMDEVTVDGEVVVPQPGGFYGGWITSAIAGPFKGGPGSFGW; this is translated from the coding sequence ATGCGTCACCCGACTCCCGACCCCGTGGCCCCCGGACAGGAATCGGTCTGGGACTACCCGCGGCCTCCCCGTGTCGAACGCGTCGACCGACGCGTCGTCGTCCGGCTGGGCGGCGCCGACATCGTCGACACGACGGACGTCGTGCGCGTGCTCGAGACGAGTCATCCCCCGGTCTACTACCTGCCGCTCTCGGCGTTCGCGCCGGGATCGATCGTGCCCGCCGCGGGAGGGTCGTACTGCGAGTTCAAGGGCAGTGCGCGGTACTTCGACGTGATCGGCGGGGGTGGCGCGACGGCATCCCGGGCCGCGTGGAACTACCCGTCGCCTCAGCCGGGGTTCGAAGCGCTCGCCGACCGTGTCGCTCTGTACGCCGGTCCCATGGACGAGGTGACGGTGGACGGCGAGGTCGTCGTGCCGCAGCCCGGCGGCTTCTACGGCGGATGGATCACCTCGGCGATCGCGGGTCCCTTCAAGGGCGGGCCGGGCTCGTTCGGCTGGTGA
- the msrA gene encoding peptide-methionine (S)-S-oxide reductase MsrA, protein MTSGPSDPGTVTQNPGTETAVLAGGCFWGMEDLIRRQPGVLSTRVGYTGGRNDHATYRNHPGHAEAVEIVFDPSATSYRDILAFFFQIHDPSTLNRQGNDIGSSYRSAIFPLSPEQERVARDTIADVDASGLWPGKAVTTIEPAGPFWEAEPEHQDYLIKYPNGYTCHFPRAGWVLPKRSEAGATA, encoded by the coding sequence ATGACCAGCGGACCCAGCGACCCCGGCACCGTCACCCAGAACCCCGGCACCGAGACGGCGGTCCTCGCCGGCGGCTGCTTCTGGGGCATGGAGGACCTCATCCGCCGCCAGCCCGGCGTGCTCTCGACCCGCGTCGGCTACACCGGCGGCCGGAACGACCACGCGACGTACCGCAACCACCCCGGCCACGCTGAGGCCGTCGAGATCGTGTTCGACCCGAGCGCGACGTCGTACCGCGACATCCTGGCGTTCTTCTTCCAGATCCACGACCCGTCGACCCTGAACCGCCAGGGAAACGACATCGGCTCGAGCTACCGCTCGGCGATCTTCCCGCTCTCGCCCGAGCAGGAGCGGGTCGCCCGCGACACGATCGCCGACGTCGACGCGTCCGGTCTCTGGCCGGGCAAGGCCGTCACCACGATCGAGCCCGCCGGGCCGTTCTGGGAGGCCGAGCCCGAGCACCAGGACTACCTGATCAAGTACCCCAACGGCTACACCTGCCACTTCCCGCGCGCGGGATGGGTGCTGCCCAAGCGGAGCGAGGCCGGCGCCACGGCGTAA